From a single bacterium genomic region:
- a CDS encoding DUF6616 family protein gives MYYYLEEWKHRREWLALTPEDRGKFLFDLSPTIQRLVDAGAELVGYCLNHTDHHGRTDRFLRIWRIPDKEFAQRIEEALERAGWHAFFERGEARGEVLTPQVAIPYLVNPEK, from the coding sequence GTGTATTATTATCTCGAGGAATGGAAGCATCGCCGCGAATGGCTCGCCCTGACTCCGGAAGACCGGGGGAAGTTTCTGTTTGACCTCAGCCCGACGATTCAGCGGTTGGTCGATGCCGGCGCCGAGCTCGTGGGATATTGCCTCAACCATACCGATCACCACGGAAGAACCGATCGATTCCTGCGGATCTGGCGGATTCCCGACAAGGAGTTCGCGCAGCGGATCGAAGAGGCACTCGAGCGGGCCGGCTGGCACGCATTCTTCGAACGGGGCGAGGCGCGGGGAGAAGTCCTGACCCCGCAGGTCGCGATCCCCTATCTCGTCAACCCCGAGAAATAG
- a CDS encoding ABC transporter substrate-binding protein, with product MRRDTITLFTRPVSRRALLSGGTALGLGLAGGRLLGLGSPAQAQGMTGLSEQLGWLANAQMAGDFVAAGKGYFKDAGIDLKIQPGGPNIDPIQIVAGGGVPFGNVSSVAVLVNARSRGVPVKAFGAVLQRHPFAFIFLTKSGIHTPKDFEGKTIGIQATARPLLAAVLAKYHIPPDKVKVQFVGGDTRPLITGQVDVITGWIIDAPQIEAVRQAGSYSYFKLWDLGIQLYAYTYFTTDRVLSDRKDVLARFLSASARGWTYAAAHPDEAVDWVLKAAPALSRPLELQTWKNEIPYLSSPLTKQHGLGYMDPKVWKAISDTYYGLQQIPKEVAPTDVMTNEIVEMAKTPKI from the coding sequence ATGAGACGGGACACGATCACGCTGTTCACGCGGCCGGTGAGCCGGCGCGCTCTCCTTTCCGGAGGAACCGCGCTCGGCCTCGGTCTGGCCGGCGGCCGGCTGCTCGGCCTGGGGTCGCCGGCGCAGGCGCAGGGCATGACGGGACTGTCCGAACAGCTCGGCTGGCTCGCCAACGCCCAGATGGCGGGCGATTTCGTCGCGGCCGGCAAGGGGTATTTCAAGGACGCCGGCATCGACCTCAAGATTCAGCCGGGCGGCCCCAACATCGACCCGATTCAAATCGTGGCCGGCGGCGGCGTGCCGTTCGGCAACGTGTCGTCGGTCGCCGTCCTGGTCAACGCGCGCAGCCGCGGCGTGCCCGTCAAGGCGTTCGGCGCGGTGCTCCAGCGCCACCCGTTTGCGTTCATCTTCCTGACGAAGTCGGGCATCCACACGCCGAAGGACTTCGAGGGCAAGACGATCGGTATTCAGGCGACCGCGCGCCCGCTGCTCGCGGCGGTGCTCGCCAAGTATCACATCCCGCCGGACAAGGTAAAGGTCCAGTTTGTCGGCGGCGACACCCGCCCGCTCATCACGGGGCAGGTGGACGTGATCACCGGCTGGATCATCGACGCGCCGCAGATCGAGGCCGTGCGGCAGGCGGGGAGCTACAGTTACTTCAAGCTGTGGGACCTTGGCATCCAGCTGTACGCGTACACGTATTTCACGACCGACCGCGTGCTGAGCGACCGCAAGGATGTGCTGGCCCGGTTCCTGTCCGCGAGCGCGCGCGGCTGGACCTACGCGGCGGCGCATCCGGACGAAGCGGTCGACTGGGTGCTCAAGGCGGCGCCGGCCCTCAGCCGTCCGCTGGAGCTGCAGACGTGGAAGAACGAGATTCCTTATCTGTCCTCGCCGCTGACGAAGCAACACGGGCTCGGCTACATGGACCCGAAAGTCTGGAAGGCGATCAGCGACACGTACTACGGCCTGCAGCAGATCCCCAAAGAGGTCGCGCCGACCGACGTGATGACCAACGAGATCGTGGAGATGGCGAAGACGCCGAAGATCTGA
- a CDS encoding CoA transferase yields MAQRSPQPLEGIRVLDFSQITLGPIGTQMLGDFGADVIKIERPGGGDFLRTTLPQPDGTSYLFIAGNRNKRAMTLDLRRPGGRDIMARLIRRADVLVHNFRPGAMERLGCGYEQARELNPRLIYAMGTGFGPSGPYQAKGGQDWLAQAMGGALMRRAEPGTPPEPFTVAVCDFAAGMLLVQGILFALLARERTGRGQLVSSSLFDSMLYMQQQEATCLINAGQEINWSRMPLNGHFQTRDGKWLLFLGAFKQEPLRDICRALHLEPLHEDPRFATEAAQMTNRAELQAIFRRRIAELTRAEALAALEGEDILCAPIHTLAEAFADPQVAHNEMVIDIPDPGRGRVAAVGNPVKLSETAARVRRGAPEVGEHTDEILRELGYGDGDIARLRADAAV; encoded by the coding sequence ATGGCGCAGCGATCGCCGCAGCCGCTCGAGGGGATTCGGGTCCTCGACTTCAGCCAGATCACACTCGGGCCCATCGGGACGCAGATGCTGGGCGATTTCGGCGCCGACGTCATCAAGATCGAGCGGCCGGGCGGCGGCGACTTTCTCCGGACGACGCTCCCGCAGCCCGACGGCACGAGTTACCTTTTCATCGCCGGGAACCGCAACAAGCGCGCGATGACGCTGGATCTCCGCCGGCCCGGCGGCCGGGACATCATGGCGCGGCTGATCCGGCGCGCCGACGTTCTCGTCCATAACTTCCGCCCCGGGGCCATGGAACGGCTCGGCTGCGGCTACGAACAGGCGCGGGAGCTGAACCCCCGTCTCATCTATGCGATGGGCACCGGCTTCGGTCCCTCGGGTCCCTATCAGGCGAAGGGCGGTCAGGACTGGCTGGCGCAGGCGATGGGCGGCGCGCTGATGCGCCGCGCCGAACCCGGGACGCCGCCGGAGCCGTTCACGGTCGCCGTGTGCGACTTCGCCGCCGGCATGCTGCTGGTGCAGGGCATCCTCTTCGCCCTCCTCGCGCGGGAAAGGACCGGGCGGGGGCAACTCGTCTCGTCGTCGCTCTTCGACAGCATGCTCTATATGCAGCAGCAGGAAGCGACCTGCCTCATCAACGCCGGCCAGGAGATCAATTGGAGCCGGATGCCGCTCAACGGCCACTTCCAGACCCGGGACGGGAAGTGGCTCCTGTTTCTCGGCGCGTTCAAGCAGGAACCGCTGCGGGACATCTGCCGCGCGCTCCATCTCGAGCCGCTGCACGAGGATCCGCGGTTCGCGACGGAGGCCGCGCAGATGACCAACCGGGCGGAGCTGCAGGCGATCTTCCGGCGCCGGATCGCGGAGCTCACCCGGGCGGAGGCGCTGGCGGCCCTGGAAGGCGAGGACATCTTGTGCGCCCCCATCCACACGCTGGCCGAAGCCTTTGCCGATCCCCAAGTCGCCCACAACGAGATGGTCATCGACATCCCGGATCCCGGGCGGGGCCGCGTGGCGGCGGTCGGCAACCCGGTGAAGCTCAGTGAGACGGCGGCCCGGGTGCGCCGGGGCGCGCCCGAGGTGGGCGAGCACACCGACGAGATCCTCCGCGAACTCGGCTACGGTGATGGCGACATCGCACGGTTGCGGGCGGACGCGGCAGTGTAA
- a CDS encoding enoyl-CoA hydratase-related protein produces the protein MNDAARREAGIQYTKDGPVARVTIDRPPVLNALSRAAHAALSSAWDDVRDDREIRVAILTGAGTRAFCAGTDLKDPDAANGVPYLWNGPQLGAGGLSFRRDLLTPVIAAVNGLALGTGFELALACDLIVAADHAEFGFPEPRVGYMALDGGIAMLTRQIPYKAAMGILLTGRRVSAREGLSAGFVNEVVPPAELITAAERWAAEIIACAPLSVEGTKQIAMEARDVPSWAAPRWFPRRVMEAIASDDAEEGTRAFREKRPPRWRGK, from the coding sequence ATGAACGACGCCGCCCGCCGCGAGGCCGGAATTCAGTACACGAAGGACGGGCCGGTGGCCCGGGTGACGATCGACCGGCCGCCCGTGCTCAATGCGCTCAGCCGTGCCGCGCATGCGGCGCTCTCGTCGGCGTGGGACGACGTGCGCGACGACCGCGAGATCCGCGTGGCGATTCTGACCGGCGCGGGCACCCGGGCGTTCTGCGCCGGCACCGACCTCAAGGATCCCGACGCGGCGAACGGCGTCCCCTATCTCTGGAACGGCCCCCAGCTGGGGGCCGGCGGGCTCTCCTTCCGGCGCGATCTCCTCACGCCGGTGATCGCCGCGGTGAACGGGCTCGCGCTCGGGACGGGATTCGAGCTGGCGCTGGCCTGCGATCTGATCGTGGCGGCCGATCACGCGGAGTTCGGCTTCCCCGAGCCCCGCGTAGGGTACATGGCGCTCGACGGCGGGATCGCGATGCTCACCCGCCAAATTCCCTACAAAGCCGCCATGGGGATCTTGTTGACCGGGCGCCGCGTGAGCGCGCGCGAGGGCCTCAGCGCGGGGTTCGTCAACGAAGTGGTCCCCCCGGCCGAGCTCATCACGGCGGCGGAGCGATGGGCGGCCGAGATCATCGCGTGCGCCCCGCTGTCGGTCGAGGGCACCAAGCAGATCGCCATGGAGGCGCGGGACGTGCCGTCGTGGGCCGCGCCCCGCTGGTTCCCGCGGCGCGTGATGGAAGCTATCGCCTCGGACGACGCCGAGGAGGGGACGCGCGCCTTCCGGGAGAAACGCCCGCCGCGCTGGAGGGGGAAGTAA
- a CDS encoding FAD-dependent oxidoreductase yields MKTVHEPAREVPVAAEADVVVVGGGPAGIAAAVAAARNGAHVLILERYGYLGGLASGGMVLLLDDMCDRGGRTVGGIGHEIVERMAAAGGCVVPPLDECFRQDEELWWKWARWGFEDFYARLHPHPTTYGASFDPEVWKQISHEMALDAGVTLRLHSWFSRAVVDDGRLRAVIVETKEGRQAIEGRVFIDATGDGDVFAGAGAPHIKGAYMMTLVHRLADVDVDRAMRFERERPDEARRLNQQVKQIFGASWDLWWLRTPRDGVIWCNTPHLHGLDGLRVEDLTRLELEARRRFVKAAAWLRGHFPGFERAYILDAAPQAGVRQTRLLLGEYVVTKEDIAERRTFPDVIGRGRDYYMPYRSLLPVQVDGLLVAGRHYSATPEAQKISREIPPCMVMGEAAGTAAAMAAQAGLEPRRVDVGALQERLVAQGAILGSPIVATARYGGTTA; encoded by the coding sequence ATGAAGACCGTTCACGAACCCGCGCGCGAGGTGCCGGTGGCGGCGGAAGCCGACGTGGTGGTGGTCGGCGGAGGCCCCGCGGGAATCGCCGCCGCGGTGGCCGCGGCCCGGAACGGCGCGCACGTGCTCATCCTCGAGCGGTACGGCTACCTCGGGGGCCTCGCGTCCGGCGGGATGGTGCTGCTGCTCGACGACATGTGCGACCGCGGCGGGCGCACCGTCGGCGGCATCGGCCATGAGATCGTCGAGCGCATGGCGGCGGCCGGAGGATGCGTCGTCCCGCCCCTCGACGAGTGCTTCCGGCAGGACGAAGAGCTGTGGTGGAAGTGGGCGCGGTGGGGGTTCGAGGATTTCTACGCCCGCCTCCATCCGCACCCCACGACGTATGGCGCGTCGTTTGATCCGGAGGTCTGGAAGCAGATCTCCCACGAGATGGCGCTCGACGCCGGCGTCACGCTGCGGCTGCATTCCTGGTTCTCGCGCGCGGTGGTCGACGACGGCCGCCTGCGCGCGGTGATCGTGGAGACGAAAGAGGGCCGGCAGGCGATCGAAGGCCGCGTCTTCATCGACGCGACGGGCGATGGGGACGTGTTTGCCGGCGCCGGCGCGCCCCACATCAAAGGGGCGTACATGATGACTCTCGTCCACCGCCTGGCGGACGTCGACGTCGATCGGGCCATGCGGTTCGAGCGCGAGCGCCCCGACGAGGCGCGCCGGCTCAATCAGCAGGTCAAGCAGATCTTCGGCGCCTCGTGGGATTTGTGGTGGCTGCGCACCCCGCGGGACGGCGTGATCTGGTGCAACACACCGCACCTCCACGGCCTCGACGGGCTCCGGGTGGAAGACTTGACCAGGCTGGAGCTGGAGGCGCGCCGCCGGTTCGTCAAGGCGGCCGCGTGGCTGCGCGGGCACTTTCCCGGGTTTGAACGCGCCTACATCCTGGACGCCGCGCCCCAGGCCGGCGTGCGGCAGACGCGGCTCCTGTTGGGCGAGTACGTGGTGACGAAGGAGGATATTGCGGAGCGGCGCACCTTTCCCGACGTCATCGGCCGCGGCCGCGACTACTACATGCCGTACCGGAGCCTGCTGCCGGTCCAGGTCGACGGGCTGCTCGTCGCCGGGCGGCACTACTCGGCGACGCCGGAGGCGCAGAAGATCAGCCGCGAGATCCCGCCGTGCATGGTTATGGGCGAGGCGGCGGGGACCGCGGCGGCCATGGCCGCGCAGGCGGGTCTCGAGCCCCGGCGGGTCGACGTCGGCGCCCTCCAGGAGCGGCTCGTCGCCCAGGGCGCGATTCTCGGCTCTCCGATCGTCGCGACGGCGCGCTACGGGGGGACTACGGCATGA
- a CDS encoding ABC transporter permease, which produces MKTAAHPLAPASAAAAGQGPDRESAVRRWALSVGGILAVLALWQAIMVVFKVPHYLAASPLEVAAALQAQPVLLAVNAWPTIVETLGGFLVGNVIAVLIAIGFVHNRTFRHTVYPLAVTVRTLPIVAISPILVLLLGNGYAPKIAIAALITFFPTLVNMVDGLNAVDAQAQELMHVLSATKWEVFRHLRWPTSLPYLFSALRIASTASLLGAIVAEWIGSNKGLGYLILAATYDYRTPLLYATMAVASALALALFGLISLLEIYAVPWRRPGGAAR; this is translated from the coding sequence GTGAAGACCGCGGCGCACCCGCTCGCTCCCGCGTCCGCCGCGGCGGCCGGGCAGGGCCCGGACCGTGAGAGCGCCGTGCGGCGGTGGGCCCTGTCCGTCGGGGGCATCCTGGCGGTGCTGGCGCTGTGGCAGGCGATCATGGTGGTGTTCAAGGTTCCGCACTACCTCGCCGCCTCGCCGCTCGAGGTCGCGGCTGCCCTCCAGGCCCAGCCCGTCCTTCTCGCGGTCAACGCCTGGCCGACGATCGTGGAAACGCTCGGCGGCTTTCTGGTGGGCAACGTCATTGCCGTACTGATCGCGATCGGGTTCGTCCACAACCGGACGTTCCGGCACACGGTCTATCCCCTCGCCGTCACCGTCCGCACGCTGCCGATCGTGGCCATCAGCCCGATCCTCGTCCTGCTGCTCGGCAACGGGTACGCGCCCAAGATCGCGATCGCCGCGCTGATCACGTTCTTCCCCACCCTGGTCAACATGGTGGACGGGCTCAACGCGGTCGACGCCCAGGCCCAGGAGCTGATGCACGTGCTCTCGGCCACGAAGTGGGAGGTGTTCCGCCACCTGCGGTGGCCGACGTCGCTGCCGTATCTCTTTTCGGCCTTGCGCATCGCGAGCACGGCCAGCCTGCTCGGTGCGATCGTGGCGGAGTGGATCGGCTCGAACAAAGGGCTCGGCTACCTGATCCTCGCGGCGACCTACGACTACCGCACGCCGCTCCTCTATGCCACCATGGCGGTCGCCTCGGCGCTCGCCCTCGCCTTGTTCGGGCTGATTTCGCTGTTGGAGATCTACGCCGTGCCGTGGCGCCGGCCGGGCGGGGCCGCCCGATAG
- a CDS encoding ABC transporter ATP-binding protein, whose amino-acid sequence MSVMVEVPAIELDDVGMAFAVPDGALEVLRGIRLAVRQGEFVSLLGPSGCGKSTLLRVIADILPPTRGRASVLGVSPAEARRTRALGMVFQQPILLPWLSAEENVALPLRIGNWGARHHAPATPAALLRLVGLDGFNRARPAQLSGGMQQRVAIARALVSDPKVLLMDEPFGALDAITRDRLNEELLRIWTEVRRTVVFVTHSIAEAVYLSMRVVVMSPRPASIRRIVDIGLPYPREPKMKDAPEFTRYTAELRAALEDGA is encoded by the coding sequence ATGTCCGTCATGGTGGAGGTGCCGGCGATCGAGCTCGACGACGTCGGCATGGCCTTTGCGGTCCCCGACGGCGCCCTCGAAGTGCTCCGCGGGATCAGGCTCGCGGTCCGGCAGGGGGAGTTCGTGTCGCTCCTCGGCCCTTCCGGCTGCGGCAAATCGACGTTGCTGCGCGTCATCGCGGACATCCTCCCGCCCACCCGGGGCCGTGCGTCCGTGCTGGGCGTCTCCCCCGCCGAGGCCCGGCGGACCCGGGCCCTGGGCATGGTGTTCCAGCAGCCGATCTTGCTGCCCTGGCTCAGCGCCGAGGAAAATGTCGCCCTGCCCCTTCGCATCGGGAACTGGGGCGCGCGGCACCATGCCCCGGCGACGCCCGCAGCACTCCTGCGGCTCGTGGGGCTGGACGGATTCAACCGGGCGCGCCCGGCCCAGCTTTCCGGCGGCATGCAGCAGCGCGTCGCGATCGCCCGCGCGCTCGTGAGCGATCCCAAGGTCTTGCTGATGGACGAGCCCTTCGGCGCGCTCGACGCCATCACGCGGGACCGGCTGAACGAAGAGCTGTTGCGGATCTGGACCGAGGTCCGGCGGACCGTCGTCTTCGTGACCCACAGCATCGCGGAGGCCGTCTACCTCTCCATGCGCGTCGTGGTGATGTCGCCGCGGCCGGCGAGCATCCGGCGTATCGTGGACATCGGTCTGCCGTACCCGCGCGAGCCCAAGATGAAGGACGCACCGGAGTTCACGCGGTATACGGCCGAGCTGCGGGCCGCGCTGGAGGATGGGGCGTGA
- a CDS encoding amidohydrolase, with translation MGDPIRQILRGGTVVTMNPRRDVFAPGTIVLDGARIVHVGAGGDWPVRDGDTVVECGGHLVMPGLINTHTHAGFALFRGLGEDRSRAEWFASAYAPPHMDGARPDDYYWGTMLGGLEMLTNGVTCTADRFSHMAVIAEAFDRLGMRSVLCHTLRDLTAPLEWAQALALIDRWGVAPESRIHCGLGPHAPDTCSDDLLRRVRQTAGETGARIFIHCAQAEAELAALRARGHGGGVRCLAGTGLLGPDLVAAHCIYIDDEEIRLLADSGSWVSHCPVSAARIEGRLAPIPSLLRAGARVALGTDWAVTNNGMDLFDEMKCAGVLNKVAAADPSVLPSAALLPMATIDAARALGLEAQIGSLEPGKRADVIALAMDAPHLRPWHDVAATLVYSAKGLDVRHVWVDGRWLVRDRRPLDLDAEDVYAQVERIWSRLRANGPD, from the coding sequence ATGGGTGACCCGATCCGGCAGATCCTGAGGGGCGGCACCGTCGTGACCATGAACCCGCGGCGCGACGTGTTCGCTCCGGGCACCATCGTCCTCGACGGCGCGCGCATCGTGCACGTCGGCGCGGGAGGCGACTGGCCGGTCCGGGACGGCGATACGGTCGTGGAGTGCGGGGGACATCTCGTCATGCCGGGCCTGATCAACACGCACACGCACGCCGGGTTTGCGCTCTTCCGCGGGCTGGGGGAAGACCGCTCGCGCGCGGAGTGGTTCGCCTCGGCCTACGCGCCGCCCCACATGGACGGCGCGCGCCCGGACGATTACTACTGGGGCACGATGCTGGGCGGCCTCGAAATGCTGACGAACGGGGTCACGTGCACCGCGGACCGCTTCTCCCACATGGCCGTCATCGCCGAGGCGTTCGACCGCCTCGGGATGCGCTCCGTGCTCTGTCACACGCTGCGCGACCTCACGGCGCCCCTGGAATGGGCGCAGGCGCTCGCCCTGATCGACCGGTGGGGCGTGGCGCCGGAGTCCCGGATCCACTGCGGCCTCGGGCCGCACGCGCCCGATACCTGTTCCGACGATCTGCTGCGCCGCGTGCGGCAGACGGCCGGGGAGACCGGCGCGCGTATCTTCATCCACTGCGCGCAGGCGGAGGCGGAACTCGCCGCGCTCCGCGCGCGCGGCCACGGCGGCGGGGTGCGGTGTCTCGCCGGCACGGGGCTGCTCGGGCCCGACCTCGTGGCGGCGCACTGCATCTACATCGACGACGAAGAGATCCGGCTACTGGCGGACAGCGGGAGCTGGGTGAGCCACTGCCCCGTGAGCGCGGCCCGGATCGAAGGCCGCCTCGCCCCGATCCCGTCCCTCCTCCGCGCCGGCGCGCGGGTGGCCCTGGGGACCGACTGGGCCGTGACCAACAACGGCATGGACCTCTTTGACGAGATGAAGTGCGCGGGCGTGCTCAACAAAGTGGCGGCCGCGGACCCGTCGGTGCTGCCGTCGGCGGCGCTGCTGCCGATGGCGACGATCGACGCGGCCCGCGCCCTGGGCCTCGAGGCGCAGATCGGCAGCCTGGAACCGGGGAAGCGCGCGGACGTCATCGCGCTGGCGATGGACGCCCCGCACCTGCGGCCGTGGCACGACGTCGCGGCGACGCTCGTCTACTCGGCGAAGGGGCTCGACGTGCGCCACGTCTGGGTGGACGGGCGGTGGCTGGTTCGGGACCGGCGGCCGCTCGACCTGGACGCCGAGGACGTGTATGCCCAGGTAGAGCGCATCTGGAGCCGGTTGAGGGCGAACGGCCCCGACTGA
- a CDS encoding FAD-dependent oxidoreductase: protein MPTTHADVLIVGGGVIGSSIAYHLALRRTRVVVLDQAPPATPPSASWASAGGVRQQRRDPREWTLTRAAARRWPGLAGELGADIEFRHSGHLHVVETDDDRRVLEERVARERDAGLGVRIVDATEARRLAPGIADTVIAGAFSPGDGQADPIKTTRAFAAAAAARGASYRTAGPARLLGEGHRVRGAAAGGDTFTADTVVVAAGAWSAGLVRPVGVRLSIVPRGPQMILTDPAPAALAPTITGSGRALSLKQLPSGAYFIGGGWPSDVDAASMTCAVRDDSVRGSWRVATEVWVPLRACRIRQAWCGLEGESADGVPLIGPVPGVAGLYVAAGFSGHGFQLAPAVGAAVAAALHGEPAPGLDPLSPARAGAIGAG from the coding sequence ATGCCAACCACCCACGCGGACGTACTGATCGTCGGGGGCGGTGTAATCGGCTCGTCGATCGCCTACCATCTCGCCCTCCGGCGGACCCGCGTGGTCGTGCTGGACCAGGCGCCCCCGGCCACGCCGCCGAGCGCGTCGTGGGCCAGCGCCGGCGGCGTCCGGCAGCAGCGGCGCGATCCCCGCGAGTGGACCTTGACCCGGGCGGCCGCCCGGCGCTGGCCCGGCCTGGCCGGCGAACTGGGCGCCGACATCGAGTTCCGGCACAGCGGACACCTGCACGTCGTCGAGACCGACGACGACCGACGCGTGCTCGAGGAGCGCGTCGCGCGCGAGCGTGATGCCGGGCTCGGCGTCCGGATCGTGGACGCGACCGAAGCCCGGCGCCTCGCTCCCGGCATCGCGGACACCGTGATCGCGGGCGCGTTCAGCCCGGGCGACGGGCAGGCCGACCCGATCAAGACGACGCGCGCCTTCGCCGCGGCCGCGGCGGCCCGTGGTGCATCGTATCGCACCGCGGGGCCGGCCCGACTTCTCGGCGAGGGGCACCGGGTGCGCGGCGCCGCCGCGGGCGGCGACACGTTCACCGCAGACACCGTCGTCGTCGCGGCGGGCGCGTGGAGCGCCGGCCTCGTCCGGCCGGTCGGCGTGCGCCTGTCGATCGTGCCGCGCGGTCCGCAGATGATCCTGACCGACCCGGCGCCGGCGGCCCTTGCGCCCACGATCACGGGAAGCGGGCGGGCGCTCTCGCTCAAGCAGCTGCCGAGCGGCGCGTACTTTATCGGCGGGGGCTGGCCGTCGGACGTCGACGCCGCCAGCATGACGTGCGCGGTCCGCGACGACAGCGTCCGGGGCAGCTGGCGCGTTGCGACGGAGGTCTGGGTACCGCTGCGGGCCTGCCGGATCCGGCAGGCGTGGTGCGGGCTCGAAGGCGAGAGCGCCGACGGCGTGCCGCTGATCGGACCGGTGCCGGGCGTGGCCGGACTTTACGTCGCCGCGGGTTTCTCCGGGCACGGCTTCCAGCTAGCGCCCGCCGTTGGGGCGGCCGTCGCCGCGGCCCTGCACGGCGAGCCGGCCCCCGGTCTCGACCCGCTCTCCCCGGCCCGCGCGGGGGCGATCGGCGCCGGTTAG